From the Bdellovibrio reynosensis genome, one window contains:
- a CDS encoding S8 family peptidase, with translation MRHLSLILFTLGFAGAALAADPFSHLQWGINNQGLPQMIDLDPLHTYKIPARAQEDVRLPLDYKAKTKVIVAVLDTGIQKDHPDLQSIIVRKDSECIALKKFEACLADKDRKTCEKQWMNLNNPEVDQDKNGYPLDCQGWSLLGGNNAAGIMGRPDFTDEQGHGTHVSGIIAAAIDNNIGVRGLSDNVEILPVQVIGVQPSEPLKPLSIYDTPYEKERAHINKSLGDMVARGVIYAMRSGAKVINFSMGWPQTKDSDFMRKVIAEAQSRGVIIVAAAGNDSTRALLRPCAYPNVICVGAAGPDGAFSHFSNFGSGVDILAPGLNILSTYPESRRPVRFRSTLGYEFLSGTSQASPYVAAAVAELMARGISADEIYARLVLGARPVQKNLSILAGGSHAEGSSLSPENQIYTKYSVAGNLDVAQALNVQPQPLIVPATKEKSEILWDRKSKDLSFEISFVNKWQEVDVNAIKMNAQFIKPHLEAVRPWITAIKESAPYPGVWKQNEVRKYVVMMTLVDAADPSHSRIPSELDLTVDVSLHQQATRRYVFESEVTVSVGPELVSADVETFKINNMPKTRVSFLPIEENLDGHPEQRDYFALSQQDNSWQMWIVADARDGSYNAVGGTKIKVEGDADNLREQILTRLDLNGDGQSEYVMGVYEDNSELDEPLPSPMTFFVFDKSMKLLESFRYSADLAPAPFQLYWQKVGNTKRPAWVGGGKNPDKKRGLKERWENPEDYEAAEVRFYYLNEKNELKTLVEYNGYRIIDVIEPRREQLIAGRVPVLLAKNQGSEAKPSYLYDFAIAEVINGKIENFMSLDLFVNQETYRNILDTRVDKVQSLDYGIDEFAGSFWFGEGLLRQQRLSLFDNKNWELLDQNLKAERSQFDSALWVRAVFSGLYRKGAFVLTNSEIQYHDLEGEKVISRSFERYTFFPDMLMTNLYFPLTLIDARNGHTKIPALFTTESSELSRGVKMVVPVFAKDGTAIELVSPARLRFKSAKNCRPMDTPVFSGIKSAHSFDYYCGDSLLRVKLSY, from the coding sequence ATGAGACATTTATCTCTTATTCTTTTTACTTTAGGTTTTGCGGGCGCTGCTTTGGCGGCGGATCCTTTTTCTCACTTGCAATGGGGAATCAATAATCAAGGCCTTCCGCAAATGATCGATTTGGATCCTTTGCACACTTATAAAATACCAGCTCGGGCCCAAGAAGACGTTCGCTTGCCTTTAGATTATAAAGCTAAAACCAAAGTCATCGTGGCGGTTTTAGATACAGGAATTCAAAAGGACCATCCCGATTTACAAAGCATCATTGTTCGCAAAGATTCTGAATGTATTGCTTTAAAAAAGTTTGAAGCCTGTCTTGCTGATAAAGATCGCAAGACTTGCGAAAAACAATGGATGAATCTAAATAACCCTGAAGTAGATCAAGATAAAAATGGTTACCCTTTAGATTGCCAAGGTTGGAGTTTATTAGGTGGTAACAACGCCGCAGGTATCATGGGACGCCCCGATTTCACGGATGAACAAGGTCATGGCACCCACGTTTCAGGGATTATCGCGGCAGCCATTGATAACAATATCGGAGTTCGTGGTTTAAGCGATAATGTTGAAATTCTGCCGGTTCAAGTGATCGGCGTTCAACCTAGTGAACCCTTAAAACCTTTATCGATCTATGATACTCCGTATGAAAAAGAACGTGCGCATATAAATAAATCTCTTGGTGATATGGTCGCGCGTGGAGTGATCTACGCCATGCGGTCCGGCGCAAAAGTGATTAATTTCTCTATGGGTTGGCCACAGACAAAAGATTCTGACTTCATGAGAAAAGTGATCGCCGAAGCCCAAAGCCGTGGTGTCATCATCGTTGCTGCTGCGGGAAATGACTCTACCCGTGCTCTTCTTCGCCCTTGCGCCTATCCGAATGTTATTTGTGTCGGAGCGGCCGGTCCTGATGGAGCCTTTTCGCACTTTTCAAACTTCGGAAGTGGTGTAGATATTTTAGCTCCGGGACTTAACATTTTAAGCACTTACCCAGAAAGTCGCCGCCCGGTGCGCTTTAGATCTACACTGGGTTATGAATTCCTAAGTGGAACATCCCAAGCTTCCCCTTACGTTGCGGCGGCCGTTGCAGAATTAATGGCGCGCGGAATATCTGCTGACGAAATCTATGCCCGTTTGGTTTTGGGTGCGCGTCCTGTCCAGAAAAATCTTTCTATTCTTGCCGGTGGTTCCCATGCAGAGGGATCTTCTTTAAGTCCTGAAAATCAGATTTACACAAAATATTCTGTGGCAGGAAATTTGGATGTTGCACAAGCCTTGAATGTTCAACCGCAACCTTTGATCGTTCCGGCAACAAAAGAAAAGTCTGAAATACTTTGGGATCGCAAATCCAAGGATCTGAGTTTTGAAATTTCCTTTGTGAATAAATGGCAAGAAGTCGACGTCAATGCAATAAAGATGAACGCGCAATTCATCAAGCCCCATCTTGAAGCCGTTCGCCCGTGGATTACGGCGATCAAAGAATCAGCCCCATACCCTGGGGTTTGGAAACAAAATGAAGTGCGTAAGTATGTTGTGATGATGACTTTGGTTGATGCCGCTGATCCGTCGCACTCACGGATCCCTAGCGAGTTGGACTTAACAGTTGACGTCAGCCTTCATCAGCAAGCAACCCGTCGGTATGTGTTTGAAAGCGAAGTCACCGTCAGCGTCGGACCGGAGCTGGTTTCAGCCGATGTTGAAACTTTTAAAATCAACAATATGCCTAAGACCCGAGTGTCCTTTTTACCAATAGAAGAAAACTTGGACGGCCATCCAGAGCAACGGGACTACTTTGCTTTGTCACAACAAGATAATAGTTGGCAAATGTGGATCGTGGCTGACGCACGTGATGGGTCTTACAACGCTGTCGGTGGAACCAAAATCAAGGTTGAAGGTGACGCTGATAATTTGCGTGAACAGATTCTGACCCGCCTGGATTTAAATGGTGATGGTCAAAGTGAATACGTAATGGGTGTTTATGAAGATAACAGCGAGCTTGACGAACCATTGCCTTCACCCATGACCTTTTTTGTTTTTGATAAATCAATGAAGCTGCTGGAAAGCTTTAGGTACTCTGCAGATTTAGCCCCAGCTCCGTTTCAATTGTACTGGCAAAAAGTAGGTAACACAAAACGCCCGGCGTGGGTTGGTGGCGGCAAAAACCCTGATAAAAAACGCGGCCTTAAAGAGCGCTGGGAAAATCCAGAAGATTACGAAGCTGCTGAAGTTCGCTTTTACTATCTTAATGAAAAAAACGAACTGAAAACATTGGTTGAATATAATGGATACAGAATCATTGATGTGATTGAACCAAGACGCGAGCAACTGATTGCCGGTCGCGTTCCGGTTTTATTAGCAAAAAATCAAGGCTCTGAAGCTAAGCCTTCTTATTTGTACGACTTTGCTATTGCTGAAGTTATCAATGGCAAAATTGAAAACTTCATGTCCTTAGATCTTTTCGTTAATCAGGAAACCTACCGCAATATCCTTGATACCCGGGTTGATAAAGTTCAATCCCTTGACTATGGCATCGACGAATTCGCCGGCAGCTTTTGGTTTGGTGAAGGCCTTTTACGCCAACAGCGCTTAAGCCTGTTTGATAATAAAAACTGGGAACTTTTAGATCAGAATTTAAAAGCAGAACGCAGTCAGTTTGATTCAGCTCTATGGGTGCGCGCCGTCTTTTCGGGCCTGTATCGCAAAGGGGCTTTTGTGCTTACAAATTCAGAAATTCAGTATCATGACTTAGAAGGCGAAAAAGTTATCAGCCGCAGTTTTGAACGCTATACGTTTTTCCCTGATATGCTGATGACAAATCTGTATTTCCCACTGACTTTGATTGACGCACGCAACGGTCACACTAAAATTCCAGCGCTCTTTACGACTGAAAGTTCCGAACTTAGTCGTGGTGTAAAGATGGTGGTGCCTGTGTTTGCAAAAGATGGAACTGCCATCGAGTTGGTTTCACCGGCACGGTTAAGATTTAAATCTGCTAAAAACTGTCGTCCAATGGATACGCCTGTGTTTAGCGGAATAAAGAGCGCACATTCTTTTGACTACTACTGTGGTGACAGTCTTTTACGGGTAAAACTAAGTTATTAA